Proteins found in one Pseudanabaena sp. FACHB-2040 genomic segment:
- a CDS encoding cupin domain-containing protein → MIAGDETVLRELLHPDKQDINLRYSLAHAILPAGETSIPHSLKTSEVYYIISGVGEMSIDSEVRRIEPGDAVYIPPNAIQFLHNCGDEPLVFVCLVDPAWRKEDETIYAPV, encoded by the coding sequence ATGATCGCTGGAGATGAAACTGTTCTGCGCGAATTGCTTCATCCTGACAAACAAGATATCAACTTGCGTTACAGTTTGGCGCATGCGATCTTGCCTGCTGGCGAAACTTCGATTCCCCATTCTCTAAAGACTTCTGAGGTTTATTACATCATTAGCGGTGTTGGCGAAATGTCGATCGATAGCGAAGTTCGTCGCATTGAACCAGGCGATGCGGTTTACATTCCTCCAAATGCCATCCAGTTTCTTCACAACTGCGGCGACGAACCCCTTGTTTTCGTTTGTCTAGTTGATCCAGCTTGGCGCAAAGAAGACGAAACGATTTATGCACCAGTCTGA
- a CDS encoding SDR family NAD(P)-dependent oxidoreductase, translating to MILQDKVSLVTGGTAGIGQATAIAFGAAGAKVVFSDIRGVESEETADFIREAGAECLFAKSDVSSEADVDVLEWCRKRSRPTADSIVPLTMLALILLLNHCMNNQPRILGSVLDLSKMG from the coding sequence ATGATACTTCAGGATAAGGTGTCCTTAGTCACTGGAGGAACAGCAGGAATTGGGCAAGCCACTGCGATCGCATTTGGTGCTGCTGGAGCCAAAGTGGTCTTCTCGGACATACGCGGTGTAGAAAGTGAAGAAACTGCTGATTTTATTCGCGAGGCTGGGGCGGAATGCTTGTTCGCAAAATCAGATGTATCGAGTGAGGCGGATGTGGATGTCCTGGAATGGTGCAGAAAGCGATCGCGACCTACGGCAGACTCGATTGTGCCTTTAACAATGCTGGCATTGATCTTGCTGTTAAACCACTGCATGAACAATCAACCGAGGATTTTGGGTAGTGTTCTAGACCTGTCGAAGATGGGTTAA
- a CDS encoding IS1-like element transposase — translation MALEAVLCPCCGGSDVVKHGRSAEGKQRYKCRHQDCPRSTFMRQYAYRGYLPKVKQQIVDMALNGSGIRDTARVLHVSPTTVIDQLKKPRPI, via the coding sequence ATGGCTTTGGAAGCTGTTCTCTGCCCTTGCTGTGGTGGTAGCGATGTCGTCAAGCACGGCCGCAGCGCTGAGGGAAAACAACGCTACAAATGTCGCCATCAAGACTGTCCCCGCAGCACCTTCATGCGTCAGTACGCTTATCGGGGTTACCTACCCAAAGTCAAACAACAAATTGTCGATATGGCACTCAATGGCAGTGGCATCCGAGATACGGCACGGGTGCTCCACGTCAGCCCAACCACCGTCATTGACCAATTAAAAAAACCTCGCCCTATATAG
- a CDS encoding IS1 family transposase, translated as MLVQVEAAECDEMWSFVGSKAKQRWLWQAIDHHSGQVLAYILAPHVDRALVKLKGLLVPFGIRRFYTDAWSAYQRLLEPETPVIGKANTQKIERWHLTLRTRIKRLGRRTICFSKSVHLHDTVIGLFINRYEFGRNI; from the coding sequence ATGCTCGTGCAGGTCGAAGCCGCAGAATGTGACGAGATGTGGAGCTTCGTTGGTTCAAAAGCCAAGCAACGCTGGCTGTGGCAGGCTATCGACCATCACAGTGGTCAGGTCTTAGCCTATATTCTGGCTCCTCATGTCGATAGGGCATTAGTGAAGTTGAAAGGGCTACTGGTTCCCTTTGGTATCAGACGCTTTTACACCGATGCGTGGAGTGCTTATCAGCGGTTATTAGAGCCAGAGACTCCTGTGATTGGCAAAGCTAACACGCAAAAGATAGAGCGCTGGCATCTGACCTTGAGGACGCGCATCAAACGGTTAGGGCGCAGGACGATTTGTTTTTCCAAGTCAGTGCATCTGCATGACACAGTGATTGGCTTGTTCATCAACCGTTATGAGTTTGGCAGAAACATCTGA